The Malassezia restricta chromosome I, complete sequence genome contains the following window.
CTGGATTGGATGGGGTTCTGTTTCTTGGCGGCCCAGATGAAGGGGTCCTGCTTGACGTTGAAGCCACTGTTTTCGGCAGTGGAGAAGGAGAGGCCAAACTTGCCGCCAGTCAGATCACCGTCAAAGTCTTCTCTGCCATGGCCGATGGGGACGTTGTCGGCCTTGACGTCGCCTATGGCGACGTGGTCGGAGTAGATGTCGCCGTAGACATGGAGATTGATGTAGGAGAAATCAAAGGGAGTGTTGAGGTTGTTGGCGGAGAGAGACTTTTTAGGGTTGTAGAAGGACTTGTCGAGGATGAGGTCGGAAGAGCCGGTATCGAAGACGACGGGAGCAGGTTGTGGGGGAGAGCCGACAAGGATGGAGCCGGTCCAGTAGGTGTTGTAACGAAGAGAGGTCTTGCCGGAGGCACGTTTTTGTTTGTCGGCGTAATGCAAGTCGACGATGTCCAAGTGTTGGCCGGTGGAGTTGAAGTGACGCTTTGCGAAGCCGGCGTACTTGTTTAGAAGAGAGCGCCTTTCGGCATGGAAGGAGTCCGGGTTGGACCTGTCAGTGTGAGAAAGAGTGATCTGAGAGGCCGAGGCGAAAGAGACGCCCACGAGAAGAGCCAAAGCAGGGGGAAGAAGGAGCATAAGAGCAAGAAGATGTAATTGATAGAGAGAGATAGATAGGCCGGAGTGAGAGCTTATCTAGGTGCGAATTCTTGATATGCCGGAGAATGAAAGCGTGTAGCATGCGGACATAGGGACGGATTAGAAGATGAAAGAGGAAACACAGCCCCAATTACACCGAGAAGCAAGGATCGGACATAGGGAAGAGCTTGAAGCGGAGAGACATAGACGGAGAAGAGGGG
Protein-coding sequences here:
- a CDS encoding cathepsin D, whose product is MLLLPPALALLVGVSFASASQITLSHTDRSNPDSFHAERRSLLNKYAGFAKRHFNSTGQHLDIVDLHYADKQKRASGKTSLRYNTYWTGSILVGSPPQPAPVVFDTGSSDLILDKSFYNPKKSLSANNLNTPFDFSYINLHVYGDIYSDHVAIGDVKADNVPIGHGREDFDGDLTGGKFGLSFSTAENSGFNVKQDPFIWAAKKQNPIQSSSFQFTLRRSGKATLNVGDVDHSELAGPISWADKNTDKSFWRTSVELNGNKIENAIIDSGTNVITGPNDQVKAVLDQLDGVWVEQSPDGTYQGRYSCQNPPNLHFTVAGQTFKLSSDAINFGYAGDECFLAMGGTLGLNDWILGSPFMELGSVIFNYDTRRMGFAKAR